Genomic DNA from Mycolicibacterium helvum:
GGGTGCTGAAGTAAAGGACTGTGTTCATGGTGGTAATCCATTCGGCTCTTTCTCCGCTGGTCAGGAAGGTGTCGAACCATCGGCACCTGTTACTAAAGTTACCCATGTTGCGGATGGGATAAACCGTGATATCGGTATGGAAACGATGTGTTGTGGCTGACAGTCCTACTGCCGTGCCTCGTCGTCTTCCCATAGCAGCAGTTGGCGCACGGATTCGCGGGTGCCATAGGGCCGCAGCATCGAGCTCGCCGGGCGTGGCCGCACCCGCAGCGGCCACCAGAACCACCGGCCCAGCAGCGCGGCGATCGACGGGGTCATGAACGACCGCACAATCAGGGTGTCGAACAGCAGACCCAGGCCGATCGTCGTGCCGATCTGGCCCAGCACCAGCAGGTCGCTGAAGATGAAGGACGCCATCGTGAAGGCGAAGACCAGGCCTGCGGCGGTGACGACACCACCGGTACTAGCCATCGCACGGATGATGCCGGTATTGAGGCCGGCGCCGATCTCTTCCTTGAACCGCGATATCAGTAGCAGGTTGTAGTCCGACCCCACCGCAAGCAGCAGGATCACGGCCAACGCCAACACGACCCAGTACAGCGGCATGCCGAATAGGTACTGCCACACCAATACTGAGAGCCCGAATGAGGCGCCCAGGGACAGCGCCACCGTGCCGACGATGACCACCGCGGCGACAATGCTACGGGTGATGAACATCATGATCAGCAGAATCAGGCTGAGCGCGGCGATCCCGGCGATCACCAGGTCGTACTTGGCCATGTCCGAAATGTCTTTATAGGTTGACGCCGTGCCACCGATATAGATGCTCGATCCGGCCAGCGGGGTTCCCTTGATCGCCTCCTGCGCCGAGTGCCGGATCGCGTCGATATGCGAAAGGCCTTCGGGTGTCGCCGGATCCACGTCGTGGGTGATGATCATCCTGGCGGCCTTGCCGTCAGGGGAGAGGAACAGCTTGAGCCCTCGCTGGAACTCGGAGTTACTGAAGGCCTCCGGCGGGACGTAGAACGAGTCGTCGGTCTTGGCGGCGTCAAATGCCTGACCGAGAGCCGTCGCGTTCTGCAGTGCGGCCGCCGACTGGTCGTAGAGGCCGGACTGGGTGGCGTAGTTCGTCATCGTCAGGTCGCGGTTGGCTTGTTGGGTGTCGATGTTCTGCGGAATCAGAGACAACAGCTTCGGCTGCAGCGCATCCAGCTTGTCCAAACTCGCTGTGACATTGGCTAATTGATCGGTGAGCGCGTCGATCCCGTCCAGCGCGTCGAAGACCGACCGAAAGGCGGCACAAATCGGGATGTCGAAGCAGTGCGGCTCCCAGTAGAAGTAGTTGCGCAACGGTCGGAAGAAGTCGTCGAAGTTGGCGATCTTGTTGCGCAGGTCCTGGGCCACCTCCACGGTCCTGTGGAACGCCTCGACCTGTTCGTGGGTGGCGTCAGAACTCTGCTGCTGCAAGGTGTACTGCTGGCGCAGGATATTGATCGACTTGTCGATCTCGCTCACTTGCTTGATCAGGTCGGAGGCTCGAGCCTGCTGGAACGGCAGGTTGTTGATCTGTCCGAGGCTGCCTGCGCTGATCTGAAATGCCAGCGAGGTGTGGTCCAACGGTGTTCCCAGTGGGCGCGTGATGGACTGGACCATCGCAATACCGGGCGTGTGGAAGACGGCCTTGGCGACTCTCTCCAACAGGATCATGTCGGTGGGATTTCGCAGATCGTGATCGGTCTCGATCATCAGCAGCTCGGGATTGAGCCGGGCCTTGGAGAAATGCCGCTCGGCGGCCGTGTAGCCGACGTTGGAGGGGGCGTCGCCGGGCATGTAGGCGCCGACGTCGTAACTGGTCTTGTAGCCGGGAAGCGCCAGCAGACCGATCAGGGCGATCGCAAGGGAGACAACGAGGATCGGTCCGGGCCAGCGCACGATGGCCGTGCCGATGCGCCGCCAGCCGCGGGTCTTCGCGCGGCGTTTGGGATCCATCAGCCCGAAGTGGCTGCCGATCGTCAGCACGGCGGGAGCCAAGGTCAGTGCGGCGATCAGCGCGATGAAAACCCCGATCGCGGCCGGGATGCCGAGGCTCTGAAAGTAGGGATTCCGGGTGAAATTCAAGCAGTAGACCGCGCCGATGATTGTCAGGCCCGAACCCAGAATGACGTGTGAGGTGCCGCGGTAGGTGTCGTAGAACGCGGTCTGCCGGTCGACTCCCGCCGACCGCTCTTCGTGATAGCGGCCGACGAGGAATATCGCGTAGTCCGTGCCCGCGGCGATCACCAGAAGCGTGAGAATGTTGGTCGAGTACGTCGAGAGTCCGATGAGTCCAGAATTGGCCAGCCACGCCACTATCCCTCGGGCCGCAGACATCTCGATGATGACGGTGATCAGCATCAAGATCATGGTGACCAGCGAGCGGTAGACGATCAGCAACATGATCGCGATCACCCCGATGGTCAACAGGGTCACCTTCGTGGTGTCCTTGTCGCCCGTCTCGAATTGGTCGGCCACCTGTGCGGCCGCGCCGGTGACGTATGCCTTGATGCCGGGCGGCGCCGGTGTGTGGTCGACGATGTTGCGGACGGCGTCGACGGAAGCCAATGACAGCGCTTCGCCTTGGTTGCCGGACAGGAATACCTGAACGTAGGCGGCCTTGCCGTCGGGACTTTGTGCTCCCGCCGCAGTCAGGGGATCTCCCCAGAAGTCCTGGACGTGCTGGACGTGCTTGTGGTCGGCTTCGACGCGCCGGATCAGGTCGTCGTAGTACCGATGTGCATCGGCTCCGAGCGGCTGGTCGCCCTCCAGCACGATCATCGCCGCGCTGTCGGAATCGAACTCACCGAAGACCTTCCCGATGCGCTGGAACGCCTGCAGCGACGGCGCGTCGGGTGAGCTCAGTGCCACGTTGTGGGCTTCACCGACGACTTCGAGCTGTGGAACGAGCGCGTTGGTGAGGGCGGCGACGGCGAGCCAGACCAACAGAATCGGCGCGGCGAGCACCCGGCACGCATGCGCCGCTCTGTGTGTGAACGAGCGATCGGAGACCTGCTGTTCGCTCATCCGGACTTGTCCAGGCAGTAGGTGAAGGCGTTCAACGTGTTGACCGATCTTTCGTCTTTCACTACATCGTCGATCTTGATGCGGCAGCCGAGCGAGTCGCTGTCGCCCTGGGCGGTGACGTTGACGAAGACCGCCGGCTGGGTGGTGGTGGTGTCGTAGGCCCAGGGCAGCGTGACGTTGTCAGCGCGCTGTGGTTGGGCGTTGACGTCGGTGTAGGTGACGGTCGCGACGGTGCCCGGCGGACCGAAAACCTCCATGACCACGTGCTTGGGGTTGAACGCGACGATGTCGTTGCCCGCGCCGCTGGGGGTGGACGTGACGTCTTGGGAGCCGAAGATGCCGTGCAGGCGGTACACCGCGAAGCCGGCCACCGCGACGACGACCACCGCGACCAGCAGCATCCACCCCCGCCGGGCCAGTGCTCCGATCGGAAACCTATGCACCCGTGGGCCTTTCGATAACCGGTGACACGAACACTGGGCAGGGGACCGATCACCCTAGGCGGTACGGTACGGTACTGGACCTATTCGGGCAAGACGTGACTACGTCAGCGGCCTGGTGAGGCTGGGGATCAGGACGTTGTCGACGAACGTGTGCACGGTCTTCTGGTTCGGCGGGCGATTGGGGACGATCGACCGGAAGATCAGATAGCCGGGTAGCAGGTCCCAAAGTTCCGCACTGATGGCGGCCGCATCGATTTCACCCCGGTCGACGGCGTGCTGCAGCACCGATTCGATCAATGCCTTGCGTTGGTCGAGGAATTGGTGCTGCATGGCGTCACGCAACGCGGGGTCGCGAGACACCTCGACCATCACCGCGCGGATGGTGGCCGAGTGTTGGGCGGCGTGTGCGGTGATCGACTCACCGAGAAGCAGCAGATCACCCCGCAGCGTTCCGGTATCGGGGACGACCAAGACCTGGCGGCAGCCCTCGATGAAGGCGGCCAGCACCAGTTCGCCTTTCGAGGGCCAGCGCCGGTACACCGTCGCCTTGCTCGCCTTGGCTGTCGCCGCGACGGCATCCACCGTCAGTCGCTCATACCCGTGCTGTTGCAACAGTTGCAGCGTGGCGGCCAGCAGTTCGGCCTCGCGCGGCGTCCATGGAGACGGCTCCATGGCGCGGTCGGCAACTCGGGTCACAGCGCCCACCATAGAGCTGAATGGGCGGTACGGTCCAGGACAGTACCGACTCGGCATCGCTCAGGAGGACATCGCTGTGGAGTTCCAGGGCAAGATCGCCGAGGACATCCGGGACTCCGTGCCCGACTGGGGACCGTACCGCGCGCCGTCCGCGCCTGAGGATGCGCCGAACGTCCTCTACCTGCTGTGGGACGACACCGGAATTGCGGCGTGGGACTGCTTCGGTGGCCTGGTCGAGATGCCGAACATGCGACGCATTGCCGACCACGGTGTCCGATTGACGCAGTTTCACACCACGGCGCTGTGTTCGCCGACCCGGGCTGCCCTGCTGACCGGCCGCAACGCCACCACGGTCGGGGTCTCATCGGTGGTGAACTTGGCCGAGGGCTTCCCTGGGCAGAACGGACGGATCCCGGCAGAGACCGCGCTGATGTCGGAAGTCCTTGCCGAGCGCGGGTGGTCGACATACGCCGTGGGCAAGTGGCATCTGGCTCCACCAGAGGACTGCCATGCCGCCGGGTCGCGACGGTACTGGCCCCTGAGCCGGGGCTTCGACCGCTATTACGGCTTTCTGGATGGCATGACCGACCAGTGGTACCCGAGCTTGGTCAGCGACAGCCGGCCCATCGACCCGCCGGCGACGCCGGAACAGGGATACCATCTGTCAAAAGACCTCGCCGACAACGCGATCGGATTCTTGCGCGATCATCGGGCAGCCGCCCCAGCCAAACCGTGGTTCCTGTACCTGTGTCCCGGCGCCGGACACTCACCCCATCAGGTCGCAGCCGATTGGGCCGACAAGTACCGGGGCCGGTTCGATATGGGCTACGAGCGCTATCGCGACATCGCCCTGGCCAACCAGAAAGCCCTCGGACTGCTGGCCGAGGACACCGAGCTGTCCCCGATGAATCCCTACGCGGAGCGCACCAGTGCGGATGGGTTGCCATGGCCCGAACACGACACGGTCGTGCCATGGGATTCGCTGTCCGACGACCAGCAGCGGGTCTCCTGCCGGATGGCCGAGGTGTTCGCCGGATTCCTCAGTTATACCGATGCACAGATCGGCCGGGTCCTCGACTATCTGGAAGAGACCGGGCAGCTGGACAACACGATCGTCGTCGCGATGTCCGACAACGGTGCCAGCGGTGAAGGCGGACGGTCGGGGACCCTCGACGAGTTCACTCCGATGCGTGGTGGCATCGAGTCGCCGCCCAGCATCGATAGGTACGACGAATTCGGCGGCCCCGGCACGAAGATGAACTACTCCAACGGCTGGGCGATGGCCTTCAACACGCCCTACAAGTTGTTCAAGCGTTACG
This window encodes:
- a CDS encoding arylsulfatase; its protein translation is MARSATRVTAPTIELNGRYGPGQYRLGIAQEDIAVEFQGKIAEDIRDSVPDWGPYRAPSAPEDAPNVLYLLWDDTGIAAWDCFGGLVEMPNMRRIADHGVRLTQFHTTALCSPTRAALLTGRNATTVGVSSVVNLAEGFPGQNGRIPAETALMSEVLAERGWSTYAVGKWHLAPPEDCHAAGSRRYWPLSRGFDRYYGFLDGMTDQWYPSLVSDSRPIDPPATPEQGYHLSKDLADNAIGFLRDHRAAAPAKPWFLYLCPGAGHSPHQVAADWADKYRGRFDMGYERYRDIALANQKALGLLAEDTELSPMNPYAERTSADGLPWPEHDTVVPWDSLSDDQQRVSCRMAEVFAGFLSYTDAQIGRVLDYLEETGQLDNTIVVAMSDNGASGEGGRSGTLDEFTPMRGGIESPPSIDRYDEFGGPGTKMNYSNGWAMAFNTPYKLFKRYASHEGGIADPCVLSWPRGLAARGETCDHYVHVSDITPTVYELLGIDAPELVKGIVQEPLDGTSCAAVLRNSDSVSGKRTQFYSMMGTRGIWHDGWFANTVHPPTVASGLPGWSRFDQDRWELFRIQDDRSQIHDLAAEHPDKLDELKALWHDEALRCNGYPLNDLSVSELVARGAVAIGDPVEYVRFYSDTPAAHTPLGGLIRGRSFALRAAVLIDSTAAQGVIFSQGSRSGGHALYLAGGRVHYVGNVGGQEQTVASSEPISLGRCVFGVEFTRTGSGPRPLDVVGDVVLSVDDRQVAIFTGMRMAALDPKQPISVGRSVAYSVSAAYTSPNPVRGGAVDHVTIDFSEAGKHHPDGEVELGYARD
- a CDS encoding MMPL/RND family transporter, translated to MSEQQVSDRSFTHRAAHACRVLAAPILLVWLAVAALTNALVPQLEVVGEAHNVALSSPDAPSLQAFQRIGKVFGEFDSDSAAMIVLEGDQPLGADAHRYYDDLIRRVEADHKHVQHVQDFWGDPLTAAGAQSPDGKAAYVQVFLSGNQGEALSLASVDAVRNIVDHTPAPPGIKAYVTGAAAQVADQFETGDKDTTKVTLLTIGVIAIMLLIVYRSLVTMILMLITVIIEMSAARGIVAWLANSGLIGLSTYSTNILTLLVIAAGTDYAIFLVGRYHEERSAGVDRQTAFYDTYRGTSHVILGSGLTIIGAVYCLNFTRNPYFQSLGIPAAIGVFIALIAALTLAPAVLTIGSHFGLMDPKRRAKTRGWRRIGTAIVRWPGPILVVSLAIALIGLLALPGYKTSYDVGAYMPGDAPSNVGYTAAERHFSKARLNPELLMIETDHDLRNPTDMILLERVAKAVFHTPGIAMVQSITRPLGTPLDHTSLAFQISAGSLGQINNLPFQQARASDLIKQVSEIDKSINILRQQYTLQQQSSDATHEQVEAFHRTVEVAQDLRNKIANFDDFFRPLRNYFYWEPHCFDIPICAAFRSVFDALDGIDALTDQLANVTASLDKLDALQPKLLSLIPQNIDTQQANRDLTMTNYATQSGLYDQSAAALQNATALGQAFDAAKTDDSFYVPPEAFSNSEFQRGLKLFLSPDGKAARMIITHDVDPATPEGLSHIDAIRHSAQEAIKGTPLAGSSIYIGGTASTYKDISDMAKYDLVIAGIAALSLILLIMMFITRSIVAAVVIVGTVALSLGASFGLSVLVWQYLFGMPLYWVVLALAVILLLAVGSDYNLLLISRFKEEIGAGLNTGIIRAMASTGGVVTAAGLVFAFTMASFIFSDLLVLGQIGTTIGLGLLFDTLIVRSFMTPSIAALLGRWFWWPLRVRPRPASSMLRPYGTRESVRQLLLWEDDEARQ
- a CDS encoding MmpS family transport accessory protein, with product MLLVAVVVVAVAGFAVYRLHGIFGSQDVTSTPSGAGNDIVAFNPKHVVMEVFGPPGTVATVTYTDVNAQPQRADNVTLPWAYDTTTTQPAVFVNVTAQGDSDSLGCRIKIDDVVKDERSVNTLNAFTYCLDKSG
- a CDS encoding TetR-like C-terminal domain-containing protein, translating into MVGAVTRVADRAMEPSPWTPREAELLAATLQLLQQHGYERLTVDAVAATAKASKATVYRRWPSKGELVLAAFIEGCRQVLVVPDTGTLRGDLLLLGESITAHAAQHSATIRAVMVEVSRDPALRDAMQHQFLDQRKALIESVLQHAVDRGEIDAAAISAELWDLLPGYLIFRSIVPNRPPNQKTVHTFVDNVLIPSLTRPLT